A region of Colletotrichum higginsianum IMI 349063 chromosome 10, whole genome shotgun sequence DNA encodes the following proteins:
- a CDS encoding Beta-endoglucanase, protein MAPSLFSTLSSVLLLTSSVSAHKSYQVVDSYDSTNFLDKFGFFVSDHSSSNYNDVDPTGGYVSYKSAEEAQSMGILKTVGEDLYLGVDSKSVLDPNGIGRSSVRIESKSKYKQGLFIATFSHLPKPVCGAWPAFWTVGNPWPDAGEIDIVETWNEDNVNKVVLHTDERIGECRIDGKGMTGTVSKPNCANFAVGQADNEGCAGLDPAAPFGSAEGGVYAMQWTDDAIKVWGFTHANAPADIATNPNPENWGVPSFTTSTCAADKLFGEAKLVMNVNLCGVAGQDGIWDSCKAKAGGATCKEWVAKNPAAFAEVYFQLKSIKIYSLKEAEATPSSVVSSQLASTAVASTAAETTVVSTSAAAETTAVVSSAAVSSAVASEKPVETVSASASAPASASASASVIASEKPIETPVETPIETPAESLTTRLATSTVYETNIKTITSCAPEVTNCPAKDTPVVVTEVVPVTTTICPVYDVPTQLTISKTEVVTITSCAPEVPNCPARTSTLTTQEIIPTTTAIPVESYVPPKPTADKPVVTVSSQKPVDDVTTALTTYKTNIVTITSCAPEVPDCPARTSTIITSEVIPTTIPAVPATTEAEKPVVTEDPPVQITTYKTNIVTITSCAPDVPNCPARTSTVITSEIVPVPTTKGDKPVPVPTTEVEKPVVTEQPPVQITTYKTNIVTITSCAPDVPNCPARTSTIVTSEIVPVPTTEGEKPVPVPTTEGEKPVPVPTTEAEKPVTTEQPPVQITTYKTNIVTITSCAPDVPNCPARTSTVVTSEIIPVPTTEGEKPVPVTTEIPTVLTTFKTNIVTITSCAPEVPDCPARTSTIVTSELISTTVPVPGVPGKPTDVSQNPPIPGSEKPATTPAVPGNEKPITTPVIPGGEEPATTPSAYTLRLS, encoded by the exons ATGGCCCCTTCACTCTTCTCGACGCTCTCTtccgtcctcctccttaCCTCTTCGGTATCGGCCCATAAGTCCTACCAGGTCGTCGACAGCTACGACTCCACAAACTTCCTCGACAAgttcggcttcttcgtc AGCGACCACTCGAGCTCAAACTACAACGATGTGGACCCCACGGGCGGATATGTTTCCTACAAGTCTGCCGAGGAGGCCCAGAGCATGGGTATCCTGAAgaccgtcggcgaggacttgtacctcggcgtcgactcCAAGTCCGTCCTCGACCCCAACGGCATCGGCCGCAGCAGTGTCAGGATCGAGAGCAAGAGCAAGTACAAGCAGGGTCTTTTCATTGCGACTTTCTCTCACCTGCCCAAGCCCGTCTGCGGTGCCTGGCCTGCTTT CTGGACCGTCGGTAACCCCTGGCCCGATGCCGGTGAaatcgacatcgtcgagacCTGGAACGAGGACAACGTCAACAAGGTCGTCCTCCACACCGACGAGAGGATCGGCGAGTGCCGCATCGACGGCAAGGGCATGACCGGAACCGTCAGCAAGCCGAACTGCGCCAACTTCGCCGTGGGCCAGGCCGACAACGAGGGTtgtgccggcctcgacccggccgcgccctTTGGAtccgccgagggcggcgttt ACGCCATGCAATGGACCGACGACGCGATCAAGGTTTGGGGTTTCACCCACGCCAACGCCCCCGCCGACATCGCCACCAACCCCAACCCGGAGAACTGGGGCGTTCCGAGCTTTACCACCAGCACGTGCGCCGCGGACAAGCTCTTTGGAGAGGCCAAGCTCGTGATGAACGTCAACCTGTGCGGCGTGGCCGGCCAGGATGGCATCTGGGACAGCtgcaaggccaaggccggggGCGCCACTTGCAAGGAGTGGGTTGCGAAGAACccggccgccttcgccgaggtGTACTTCCAGCTCAAGTCCATCAAGATCTACAGCCTCAAGGAGGCTGAGGCGACTCCCAgctccgtcgtctccagCCAGCTCGCTTCCACTGCCGTTGCTTCCACTGCTGCAGAGACCACTGTTGTTTCCAcctctgctgctgcggaGACCACTGCTGTCGTCAGCTCTGCCGCTGTGTCCTCCGCCGTCGCTTCTGAGAAGCCCGTCGAGACCgtctcggcttcggcctccGCTCcggcctccgcctccgcctccgcctccgtcaTTGCTTCCGAGAAGCCCATCGAGACCCCCGTCGAGACCCCCATCGAGACCCCTGCTGAGAGCCTGACCACTCGCCTCGCCACGTCCACCGTCTACGAGACCAACATCAAGACCATCACCTCGTGCGCGCCCGAGGTCACCAACTGCCCGGCCAAGGACACCCCCGTAGTCGTCACCGAGGTCGTCCCCGTCACCACCACGATCTGCCCCGTGTACGACGTTCCGACCCAGCTGACCATCTCCAAAACCGAGgtcgtcaccatcacctCCTGCGCCCCTGAAGTCCCCAACTGCCCCGCGAGGACCTCGACTCTCACTACCCAGGAGATCATCCCCACGACGACCGCCATCCCCGTCGAGAGCTACGTCCCGCCCAAGCCCACTGCCGACAAgcccgtcgtcaccgtcagCTCGCAGAAGCCTGTCGACGATGTCACCACCGCCCTGACGACCTACAAGACCAACATTGTCACAATCACCTCCTGCGCGCCCGAGGTCCCCGACTGCCCTGCCAGGACCtccaccatcatcaccagcGAGGTCATCCCCACGACCATTCCCGCCGTTCCCGCcaccaccgaggccgagaagcccgtcgtcaccgaggaCCCCCCCGTCCAGATCACCACCTACAAGACCAACATCGTGACCATCACCTCTTGCGCGCCCGACGTTCCCAACTGCCCGgcaaggacctcgacggtCATCACCAGCGAGATCGTCCCCGTACCCACGACCAAGGGGGACAAGCCCGTTCCCGTGCCCACcaccgaggtcgagaagcccGTTGTCACGGAGCAGCCTCCCGTTCAGATCACGACCTACAAGACCaacatcgtcaccatcacTTCCTGTGCTCCCGACGTCCCCAACTGCCCTGCCCGGACCAGCACCATTGTCACTAGCGAGATCGTGCCTGTTCCCACCACCGAGGGCGAGAAGCCGGTTCCTGTTCCTACTACGGAGGGAGAGAAGCCCGTCCCCGTGCCCacgaccgaggccgagaagcccgtCACCACGGAACAGCCTCCCGTCCAGATCACAACTTACAAGACCaacatcgtcaccatcaccTCCTGCGCCCCTGACGTCCCCAACTGCCCCGCGAGAACCTCCACCGTCGTCACCAGCGAGATCATCCCCGTTCCCACGACCGAGGGTGAGAAGCCGGTCCCCGTCACCACGGAGATCCCCACCGTCCTGACGACCTTCAAGACGaacatcgtcaccatcaccTCGTGCGCACCCGAGGTCCCTGACTGCCCCGCCAGAACTTCTACCATCGTTACCAGCGAGCTCATTTCCACGACGGTGCCCGTCCCCGGCGTCCCCGGCAAGCCCACCGACGTCTCTCAGAACCCGCCCATCCCCGGCAGCGAGAAGCCCGCGACCACTCCCGCCGTCCCCGGCAACGAGAAGCCCATCACCACCCCCgtcatccccggcggcgaggagcccGCCACAACCCCG AGCGCATATACCCTTCGGTTGTCCTAA